The sequence CAGTTCGATCCAGCTGATGATCAGATATGGTTGGCTGGTGATCTTGTCAACCGAGGGCCTAAATCCGCTGAAGTCTTGAGATTGGCAAAACAGCTGGGCAATAGTTGTGTCGCCGTTTTAGGAAATCACGACCTGCATTTACTGGCTAATGCTGCCGGTGTGATTGAGTATCAACACCATCTGGACACGATTGAGCAAATCCTCTCAGCACCTGACAGAGATGAGCTTATCGATTGGTTAAGACAACAGCCCTTGTTTTATCACGATCCCGCTATTGATTTTAGTATGGTACATGCGGGTATTCCGGCCGAATGGTCAGTAAAGGAATCACTGGCGCGCGCGGCAGAAGTTGAAACCGTATTAAAGAGTGATAACTGGCGCGATTTTTTTCAGCATATGTATGGTAATAAACCTAAACGCTGGACACCGGAGCTGAGAGGTTGGGACAGATTACGCTTCATTACCAATTGTTTTACCCGGCTGCGTTATTGTCATGAAGATGGCCGAATCGCCTTAAAGTTTAAAGGGGCACCGGAAGATAAACCGCTGCATCAACGTCCCTGGTTTGAAATGCCCAATCGGTTAACAGCCAATGACCGTATTGTGTTTGGGCATTGGTCTACCCTGGGGGTGGGTCGTTATGGCAATGTGTTTTCATTAGACAGTGGCGCTGTGTGGGGAGAAACACTGACGGCAGTCCGGATTGATCAAGAGCCATATGAATGGATAACGGTTGAAGCTGATGCGGCTAGTTTACCTTTCCCTAAAAAAAAGTCGGATAAAAAGCGGAGACGTTGGCTGTAGGTATTGGTTCGCCACTGCTCTGTGAAAATGAGTACAATATATTTCATATTGATTAATTTCTGGATTAAAAATAATGAGTGATGTCACGAGCTATTCCGCTGACGTATTTGCGAAAGGCGAGGAGATGGGGACTGACACTCACCTTTTCAGCGTTGCTAAGGCAGCCACTGGAGTGATTGAAATGGTTAATGGTTTAAAACAAATTGAGGCTGGCAAATAAATGGCCACGGGATTACCCAGAACAAAAGCACGCCGAGCGGCTGTACAAGCGCTCTATCAGGCTCAAGTCAATGGTGAAGCACCACAAAAAGATACACTTGAGTTTGTTACCGCCGAATATGCTGACAAGATTGATAAGAAATATTTTGTGACGTTAATCGATGGTACGCTCAAGTATCAGGGCGAAATTGACGCTGAGCTCACCAAAGTGATTGATCGTGACCTGGACAAAATTGACCCTGTTGAAGTGTCGGTTTTACGTTTAGCCGTGTTTGAATTTATGCATTTGCCGGAAATACCTTACCGCGTTGTGCTCAATGAAGCTGTTGAATTAGCCAAATCATTTGGTGGTGAACAAGGCCATAAATACGTCAACGGTGTATTAGATAAAATGGGCGCGCGTCTGCGCACGCATGAACATCAGGCAGCAAAAGCTGCACGTCAAAAGAAATAATTAAGCTCAAGGCCTGAATCCTGCAGGATTCAGGCCTTGATTACTATAAGGTTTCTGTGTGGCTTTAAACGAGTTCTCTCTGATAAAACAGTATTTTGCTGATGCAACGCAAAAACGCCAGGATGTCATTGTTGATATTGGAGATGATTGTGCTGTCTTGTCCTGTCCTGAAGACAGTGATATTGCTATTTCCATTGATACCTTAGTTTCAGGCGTTCATTTTTTTGCCGATGTAGATCCGTTTACACTGGGTCATAAATCACTTGCTGTGGGCTTAAGTGATTTGGCAGCGATGGGAGCAACACCAGCCTGGTTTACACTCGCGTTAACATTACCTGAACTGGATGAAAACTGGTTATCGGCTTTTGCTGAAGGCATGGCTGCATTAGCTAGCCAGCATAATATTCAACTTGTGGGCGGTGATACCACGAAAGGGCCTCTGACCATCAGTATTCAGGTTCATGGGCTGGTGAAAAAAGGCACGCAGCTACGACGCAGTCAAGCAAAGTTATCCGATAAGATTTATGTCAGCGGAACACTGGGTGATGCCGGGGCAGCTTTACAAAAACGTCTATCATCATGGCAACCCTCAGAACTGACAGAACAAGATTGGCTATTCCTCAATAAACGGCTTGAGCAACCAAGCCCAAGACTGGCGATTTCACAAAAAATCTTACCTTTTACTCACGCAGCAATTGATATTTCTGACGGTTTATTAGCTGATCTTGGTCATATTCTGGAGACGAGTGGTAAGGGAGCCAGAATTAATCTCGGTGCTATTCCCTTATCTTCCAGCCTACAAAAAATCGATAGACAACAAGCGCTAAAGTTTGCACTGAGTTCAGGTGACGATTATGAACTCTGCTTTACCGTGGCGGCAGATCAAGTGGCTGCCGTTGAAGCATTAAATCTGGATATTCAACAAATTGGTGAAATTATCGATGAACAGGCCATTGTTCTGCTCGATGACGATGGGAAACCCTCGATATTAGATATCACTAGCAAAGGATATGACCATTTTGCCTAAAGTGACCTTTAAACAATTATTAGAAAGACCAACGGCATTTTTAGCTTATGGGTTTGGTTCAGGTCTTGCACCTAAGGCGCCCGGGACATTTGGCACTTTGGCGGCTATCCCTGTTTTCTATTTGATGCAGTCCTTACCTATGGCGAGTTATCTCTTGCTGACGGTTGTATTTTTTTTCCTAGGCATCTGGTTTTGTCAGAAAACAGTCGACTGGTTACAACAGGATGATCCCTCCGCTATTGTCTGGGATGAAATTGTTGGGTTTCTCATCACTATGATTGCAGCCCCGAGTGGCTGGTTATGGATTTTGTTGGGATTCGTTCTATTCCGGGTATTCGATATTTTGAAACCCTGGCCAGTCAGTCTGGCTGATAAAAGACTGCATGGCGGTTTTGGTGTGATGTTAGATGATGTTATCGCCGGATTATACGCTTTGCTGATACTTCAGCTTATTGCG is a genomic window of Methylophaga thalassica containing:
- a CDS encoding symmetrical bis(5'-nucleosyl)-tetraphosphatase, producing the protein MAVYAIGDVQGCYDELVKMLDRIQFDPADDQIWLAGDLVNRGPKSAEVLRLAKQLGNSCVAVLGNHDLHLLANAAGVIEYQHHLDTIEQILSAPDRDELIDWLRQQPLFYHDPAIDFSMVHAGIPAEWSVKESLARAAEVETVLKSDNWRDFFQHMYGNKPKRWTPELRGWDRLRFITNCFTRLRYCHEDGRIALKFKGAPEDKPLHQRPWFEMPNRLTANDRIVFGHWSTLGVGRYGNVFSLDSGAVWGETLTAVRIDQEPYEWITVEADAASLPFPKKKSDKKRRRWL
- a CDS encoding phosphatidylglycerophosphatase A family protein, which produces MTILPKVTFKQLLERPTAFLAYGFGSGLAPKAPGTFGTLAAIPVFYLMQSLPMASYLLLTVVFFFLGIWFCQKTVDWLQQDDPSAIVWDEIVGFLITMIAAPSGWLWILLGFVLFRVFDILKPWPVSLADKRLHGGFGVMLDDVIAGLYALLILQLIAYFV
- the nusB gene encoding transcription antitermination factor NusB — translated: MATGLPRTKARRAAVQALYQAQVNGEAPQKDTLEFVTAEYADKIDKKYFVTLIDGTLKYQGEIDAELTKVIDRDLDKIDPVEVSVLRLAVFEFMHLPEIPYRVVLNEAVELAKSFGGEQGHKYVNGVLDKMGARLRTHEHQAAKAARQKK
- the thiL gene encoding thiamine-phosphate kinase, with product MALNEFSLIKQYFADATQKRQDVIVDIGDDCAVLSCPEDSDIAISIDTLVSGVHFFADVDPFTLGHKSLAVGLSDLAAMGATPAWFTLALTLPELDENWLSAFAEGMAALASQHNIQLVGGDTTKGPLTISIQVHGLVKKGTQLRRSQAKLSDKIYVSGTLGDAGAALQKRLSSWQPSELTEQDWLFLNKRLEQPSPRLAISQKILPFTHAAIDISDGLLADLGHILETSGKGARINLGAIPLSSSLQKIDRQQALKFALSSGDDYELCFTVAADQVAAVEALNLDIQQIGEIIDEQAIVLLDDDGKPSILDITSKGYDHFA